A DNA window from Aestuariispira ectoiniformans contains the following coding sequences:
- a CDS encoding SlyX family protein: MPDTRLTELEIKFANLEKTVEELNEVVTSQSHTIDKLKLHNRQLQSRIHGLEQAISNQTQTKPPHY, translated from the coding sequence ATGCCGGACACCCGCCTCACCGAACTGGAAATCAAATTTGCCAATCTTGAAAAGACAGTTGAAGAACTCAATGAAGTGGTGACATCGCAGTCGCATACAATCGACAAGCTGAAACTTCACAACCGTCAACTGCAATCCCGCATCCATGGACTCGAACAGGCAATCAGCAATCAGACGCAAACCAAGCCGCCCCACTACTGA
- a CDS encoding NAD(P)H-hydrate dehydratase has protein sequence MFSWTFDKADVSGLALLSVDEMYAADKWAMEAGTSGEQLMDAAGRAVADEVIRRWPKGQVAVLCGPGNNGGDGFVAARYLTDAGWSVKLALLCDRSALKGDAAVAAGRWTGKVESFSEAFVEGADVVIDAVFGAGLNREVDGVVAATLRAAAARPVVAVDVPSGVNGDSGLVLGYAPHAAVTVTFFQRKTGHLLFPGRDKCGELVVADIGIAADALDVVSPLAVRNAPALWLAQFPWLTPDLNKFSRGMACIAGGQEMTGAARLASRAAQRCGAGYIVLASPEKAATLYRVSLESVVVKGFRDTAGYSSILDDARMAACLIGPGLGQDFGCSERVLTTLRSGKPTVLDADALSLFKDSRDVLFNCLQAHTLMTPHEGEFSRLFPELVAEQNKLERARKAAQSAGCTVLLKGADTVIATPDGRAVICDNAPPDLAAAGTGDVLAGAITGLLSRTGDPFLSAIIGAWLHGEAARNIGVGLIAEDLPLAMKDILNFLKK, from the coding sequence GTGTTTTCCTGGACCTTTGATAAGGCTGATGTTTCCGGTCTGGCACTTTTGTCTGTCGACGAAATGTATGCGGCGGATAAATGGGCGATGGAGGCGGGTACGTCTGGAGAGCAACTGATGGACGCTGCAGGGCGGGCGGTTGCCGACGAGGTGATCAGGCGTTGGCCAAAGGGACAGGTCGCGGTTTTGTGTGGGCCCGGGAATAATGGGGGCGATGGTTTCGTTGCGGCTCGCTACTTAACGGACGCCGGGTGGTCGGTGAAACTTGCACTGCTCTGCGATCGTTCTGCCTTGAAAGGTGATGCGGCCGTGGCTGCGGGACGCTGGACGGGGAAGGTGGAAAGCTTTTCCGAGGCGTTTGTTGAAGGTGCTGACGTTGTCATTGATGCCGTGTTCGGGGCAGGGCTCAACCGCGAGGTCGACGGGGTTGTGGCTGCAACATTGCGGGCGGCGGCAGCGAGACCGGTTGTTGCAGTTGATGTTCCTAGCGGTGTTAATGGAGACAGCGGGCTGGTGCTGGGCTACGCACCCCATGCCGCGGTTACGGTAACATTCTTTCAGAGGAAGACGGGCCATTTGCTGTTTCCCGGGCGTGATAAGTGCGGGGAGCTGGTTGTTGCCGACATAGGGATCGCTGCGGATGCGTTGGACGTGGTTTCCCCTCTGGCTGTCCGGAATGCTCCGGCGCTATGGCTGGCACAATTCCCCTGGCTGACGCCGGATCTGAATAAATTCTCTCGGGGCATGGCCTGCATTGCAGGCGGACAAGAGATGACCGGGGCCGCGCGGCTGGCCTCGCGTGCGGCCCAGCGTTGCGGCGCCGGATATATTGTCCTGGCAAGCCCGGAAAAGGCCGCCACCCTTTACCGGGTGTCTCTTGAAAGCGTTGTGGTGAAGGGGTTTCGGGACACTGCCGGTTACTCGTCCATATTGGACGATGCGCGGATGGCGGCATGTCTGATCGGGCCTGGCCTGGGGCAGGATTTTGGATGTTCGGAACGAGTGTTGACCACTCTGCGGTCCGGAAAGCCAACGGTACTGGATGCGGATGCCCTCAGCCTCTTCAAGGATAGCCGGGATGTCCTCTTTAACTGTCTGCAGGCTCATACATTGATGACCCCTCACGAAGGGGAATTTTCTCGGTTGTTTCCTGAGCTTGTGGCAGAGCAAAACAAACTGGAGCGTGCCCGAAAGGCTGCCCAGAGCGCCGGATGCACGGTCCTTTTGAAAGGGGCGGATACGGTTATTGCTACGCCGGATGGAAGGGCCGTTATTTGCGACAACGCGCCGCCGGACCTGGCGGCGGCGGGGACGGGGGATGTGCTGGCTGGCGCGATTACTGGTCTCCTCAGCAGGACCGGTGATCCGTTTTTATCTGCAATTATAGGGGCTTGGCTTCATGGAGAGGCGGCACGGAATATCGGTGTTGGCCTGATAGCGGAAGATCTTCCGCTGGCAATGAAGGATATCTTGAATTTTCTTAAAAAATAG
- a CDS encoding PilZ domain-containing protein, which produces MSIFSFLRKEKNPADRRRSERVIGMGARAEIDKRSFPIADISMGGARVDRFFNDVAPKQRLFLTIMLMIDGKVESFPAQAVVRRKGNGGLALQFRKLQPYAEQKLSEFVRINSFKPVNFPI; this is translated from the coding sequence ATGTCCATATTCAGTTTTCTGCGGAAAGAAAAAAATCCGGCAGACCGGCGCCGCTCAGAGCGGGTGATAGGCATGGGTGCGCGTGCGGAAATTGATAAGCGGAGTTTTCCCATAGCAGATATTTCTATGGGGGGCGCGCGCGTTGACCGGTTCTTTAATGATGTGGCACCCAAACAGCGCCTGTTTCTGACAATCATGCTGATGATCGACGGCAAGGTGGAAAGTTTTCCCGCCCAGGCCGTGGTTCGCCGCAAGGGGAACGGAGGGTTAGCGCTTCAATTTCGTAAGTTACAGCCCTATGCGGAACAGAAATTGTCGGAATTCGTTCGGATAAACTCTTTCAAACCGGTCAACTTTCCAATTTAA